One Nitrospira sp. genomic window, TCCGCCGCATCCCGATCCTCGTTCGGCATGATGCCGTGCATAGCTTCAAACAGCGAAACGCGGCTGCCGAATCGCGCAAATGCCTGCGCTAATTCACATCCAATCGGTCCCGCACCGATCACCGCCATCCGCCGAGGCAGCTCCGTCAGCGAAAACACCGTATCGTTCGTGAGGTACCCTGCTTCCTCCAGCCCGGGAATGGGAGGGGCCGAGGCGCTCGCGCCCGTGCAGACCGCTGCTTTGACGAACGACAAGATCCGATCTCCCGACGGCCCCTCCACCACCACACGGTCCTGGCCGGCAAATCGGCCCTGGCCGATGTAGACATCCACGCCCAGCGAGGCGTATCGATGTGCGGAGTCCATATGGCTGATTCTGGCACGCACCTGCCTCATCCTGGACATCGCCACACCAAAGTCATACGTCGCCGCAGAACCCATCTGCGCACCAAACGCAGAAAGATTGCGCAACTGCGCCCACGCATTGGCCGCACGAATGAGGGCTTTGGACGGCACACAGCCGACATTCAAACAGTCCCCCCCCATCAGATGTCGTTCGATCAAGGCCACTTTCGCGCCCAAACCTGCCGCAACCACCGCGGTGATCAACCCTGCCGTGCCCGCCCCCAGGACAACGATGTTGTATCGCCCTGTGGGTTCAGGGTTCACCCATGCGGGTGGATGAACGTTCTCCACGAGCGTGCGGTTGAATTCGTCATCCGGCAACACCATCTGCTGCGCCGGAGTTGCCATAGCAGCAGAGACATCTCTCGCGTCACGCGACATCATCGCAACCTTTCTCCCTGCGCCCATGAGAGATCATCCTGCATGCGTTCGCTTGCTACACCGCCCTGCCGGCGATTTTTTTGTAGAGGATGGGGACCAGTGCCAGTAGCCCTAACAACATAAAGGCCATCAAGACATTCGGCGAGACAATTTCCTTGAGCGAATTGATCGTGCCCAGCTGACGCCCCGCATAGGCGAAGACGAAACTGCCTGGAATGATCCCTAACGACGTGGCGACCACATAGGTTCCAATGGACACGCGAGTCAATCCCGACACCATATTGACCAGGAAAAATGGAAACAGCGGAATCAGACGCAGGGTCATGAGATAACTGAACGCGTTCTTGGCAAACCCCTCTTGAATGGCACCCAAGCGGCTCCCGAACTTGCGTTCCACCCAATCCCGCAACAGATAGCGCGCCACCAGAAACGCCAGGGTCGCCCCCACAGTCGCTCCGACGTTGACATACAGGGTCCCTAAGACACTGCCGAACAAAAATCCTCCGGCCAGGGTCATGATCGCCCCACCGGGCAATGACAACCCGACCACGGCACAGTATGCGCCGATGAACAGGGCCACGGCGGTCGAATAGTGGGCGTCGGTAAAGTCCATCAGGTGGTCGCGGTTGGC contains:
- a CDS encoding TVP38/TMEM64 family protein, which codes for MTTSADASSQPTGSNFGKLMLGLSVVLAVAAFFYFDLGRYLSLDGLKANRDHLMDFTDAHYSTAVALFIGAYCAVVGLSLPGGAIMTLAGGFLFGSVLGTLYVNVGATVGATLAFLVARYLLRDWVERKFGSRLGAIQEGFAKNAFSYLMTLRLIPLFPFFLVNMVSGLTRVSIGTYVVATSLGIIPGSFVFAYAGRQLGTINSLKEIVSPNVLMAFMLLGLLALVPILYKKIAGRAV